One Anaerolineae bacterium genomic window carries:
- a CDS encoding ATP-binding protein yields the protein MLEMLRQPLEDKVVSISRSAGSLTYPANFTLIASMNPCPCGYATDPEKECTCSISMIKSYQKRISGPLLDRIDIHVEVPRVPFEKLSDKRTGEASAAVRERVEKARAIQRERFKNCVLQINSDMGPAEIRQFCPLDETGANLVKSAMQQMHLSARAYHRILKLARTIADLAGEVDIQSPHIAEAIQYRPRKMV from the coding sequence ATGCTGGAGATGCTGCGCCAGCCATTGGAAGATAAAGTGGTGTCCATTAGCCGGTCCGCCGGTTCGTTGACCTATCCCGCCAATTTTACTCTCATTGCCAGTATGAACCCCTGCCCCTGTGGTTACGCCACAGATCCAGAAAAAGAGTGTACCTGCTCGATCTCAATGATCAAAAGCTACCAGAAAAGAATATCCGGCCCCCTGTTGGACCGGATTGACATTCACGTGGAAGTGCCCCGCGTGCCCTTTGAAAAACTCAGCGACAAACGCACCGGCGAAGCCAGCGCTGCCGTGCGCGAACGGGTGGAAAAAGCGCGAGCTATTCAGCGGGAACGTTTCAAAAATTGCGTCCTGCAAATCAACTCGGATATGGGGCCGGCGGAAATCCGGCAGTTTTGTCCTTTGGATGAGACCGGGGCCAACCTGGTCAAAAGTGCGATGCAGCAGATGCACCTGAGCGCGCGGGCGTATCACCGGATTTTGAAGTTGGCCCGCACCATTGCCGATTTGGCCGGAGAAGTAGATATTCAATCGCCGCACATCGCCGAGGCCATTCAGTACCGGCCGCGAAAGATGGTGTGA
- a CDS encoding helix-turn-helix domain-containing protein: MKDYLLPSQAARLLDKSKVTIIRWIHKGDFENVRKVGDEFRIPLVSFNKFLENTKFKPKDNG; this comes from the coding sequence ATGAAAGATTATCTTCTCCCCTCCCAAGCCGCCAGATTACTTGATAAATCAAAGGTTACCATCATCCGATGGATTCACAAAGGTGATTTTGAAAATGTAAGGAAAGTTGGCGATGAGTTTCGTATTCCACTTGTTTCATTTAATAAGTTTTTAGAGAATACCAAATTCAAGCCCAAGGACAATGGCTAA
- a CDS encoding ParA family protein translates to MAKIISISIFKGGVGKSTTAVSLSSALTQKGKRVLLVDLDQQASATKYLGLEPERIVPNLYHVFLRQTAAAMAVQKLKWGFDLLPSSDLLAAIEEAMEAGKDEGLLKEFLSPLLVNYDYIILDSPPGKQLLSFNALYAGDWIIAPASAERMAIDGLTDLLNYVTDVMWSKYDHLTKQEIRVLFTMYKGGTIHSPGIVQNARKIWRDNILPILIPESIEFPRSYDKKMPITQYNPQHKGSLAYIRLADWVIQNI, encoded by the coding sequence ATGGCTAAAATAATCTCCATCTCTATCTTCAAAGGTGGTGTAGGTAAGTCCACCACGGCTGTATCATTATCTTCTGCTCTCACTCAAAAAGGTAAGCGGGTTCTGTTGGTCGATCTAGATCAACAAGCTTCGGCCACAAAGTATCTTGGGCTTGAACCAGAACGTATTGTTCCCAACCTCTATCATGTATTTCTCAGGCAAACTGCTGCGGCGATGGCAGTTCAAAAACTCAAATGGGGATTTGATCTGCTTCCATCTAGTGACCTATTAGCTGCCATTGAAGAGGCGATGGAGGCTGGTAAAGATGAGGGGTTATTGAAAGAGTTTCTCAGTCCCCTATTGGTCAATTATGATTACATCATTCTTGACTCCCCTCCCGGCAAACAACTTCTATCCTTCAACGCTTTGTATGCTGGTGACTGGATCATCGCTCCAGCCTCTGCTGAACGGATGGCGATTGACGGATTGACAGATCTTCTAAATTACGTAACCGATGTAATGTGGAGTAAATATGACCATCTGACCAAACAAGAAATTCGCGTTCTTTTTACGATGTACAAAGGGGGAACGATCCATTCCCCTGGTATTGTCCAAAACGCTCGAAAGATATGGCGCGATAATATTTTGCCAATCTTGATTCCCGAATCAATTGAGTTTCCGCGTAGTTATGATAAAAAAATGCCAATCACCCAATACAACCCCCAGCATAAAGGCTCATTAGCCTACATAAGGCTGGCAGATTGGGTGATTCAAAACATATGA